The following coding sequences lie in one Symbiobacterium terraclitae genomic window:
- the metG gene encoding methionine--tRNA ligase, with translation MTKFYITTPIYYPSSKLHIGHSYTTVAADALARYHRRLGHETYFLTGTDEHGQKIERAAIAEGKTPIQFVDEIVAGIKELWSALHISYDDFIRTTEPRHKRVVQKIFRQLYDQGDIYKSSYEGWYCTPCETFWIEGKLKEGNLCPDCGRPVEWTKEESYFFRLSKYADRLLQHIEETDFIQPASRKNEMVSFIKQGLEDLCVSRSTVRWGIPVPIDERQTIYVWIDALSNYITALGWGTENDELYRKFWPADVHLVGKEIVRFHTIIWPCILMALGLPLPKKVFGHGWLLFGTQAEKMSKSKGNVVDPFVLIEKYGLDAVRYYLLREVPFGSDGTYTEDAFILRTNTDLANDLGNLLSRTTQMINKFAGGQVPEPDPATDDRVLAALAEQVVREYQEAMDRLELSTALAALWKLVDRANKYIDEQAPWALARDAAKAGQLRSVLYSLAESLRILAVALTPFLIHTPERIWEQLGLDPAQVRTLPWEEAIAWGGLQPGTTIRRGNPLFPRIETAKEETRVEPVTETAQAAAPAAPAAEPVEGVAQIEYDDFAKVDLRVAEIVEAERVPKADRLLRLQLSVGGERRQIVSGIAQYYAPEELIGKRIILVSNLKPKKLRGIESHGMLLAATAEDGSLSLVTLDKPNFPTGMRVK, from the coding sequence ATGACCAAGTTCTACATCACGACGCCCATCTACTATCCCAGCAGCAAGCTGCACATCGGTCACTCCTACACGACCGTAGCGGCGGACGCGCTGGCGCGCTACCACCGCCGGCTGGGGCACGAGACCTACTTCCTGACCGGCACGGACGAGCACGGCCAGAAGATCGAGCGGGCGGCCATCGCCGAGGGCAAGACGCCGATCCAGTTCGTCGACGAGATCGTCGCCGGCATCAAGGAGCTCTGGTCGGCGCTGCACATCTCGTACGACGACTTCATCCGCACCACGGAGCCGCGCCACAAGCGGGTGGTGCAGAAGATCTTCAGGCAGCTCTACGACCAGGGCGACATCTACAAGTCGTCCTACGAGGGCTGGTACTGCACCCCCTGCGAGACCTTCTGGATCGAGGGCAAGCTGAAGGAGGGCAACCTCTGCCCCGACTGCGGCCGCCCGGTGGAGTGGACCAAGGAGGAGAGCTACTTCTTCCGCCTCTCCAAGTATGCCGACCGGCTGCTTCAGCACATCGAGGAGACCGACTTCATCCAGCCCGCCTCCCGGAAGAACGAGATGGTCTCCTTCATCAAGCAGGGCCTGGAGGACCTGTGCGTCTCCCGCTCGACGGTGCGCTGGGGCATCCCCGTGCCCATCGATGAGCGGCAGACGATCTATGTGTGGATCGACGCGCTTTCCAACTATATCACCGCCCTGGGCTGGGGGACCGAGAACGACGAGCTGTACCGGAAGTTCTGGCCCGCAGACGTCCACCTGGTGGGCAAGGAGATCGTGCGGTTCCACACCATCATCTGGCCCTGCATCCTGATGGCGCTGGGCCTGCCCCTGCCCAAGAAGGTCTTCGGCCACGGCTGGCTGCTGTTCGGCACCCAGGCGGAGAAGATGTCCAAGTCCAAGGGCAACGTCGTCGACCCGTTCGTCCTCATCGAGAAGTACGGCCTGGACGCCGTCCGGTACTACCTTCTGCGGGAGGTCCCGTTCGGCTCCGACGGCACCTACACCGAGGACGCCTTCATCCTGCGCACCAACACCGACCTGGCCAACGACCTGGGGAACCTGCTCTCCCGCACCACCCAGATGATTAACAAATTCGCCGGCGGCCAGGTGCCCGAGCCCGACCCCGCCACGGACGATCGGGTGCTCGCGGCCCTGGCGGAGCAGGTGGTCCGGGAGTACCAGGAGGCGATGGACCGGCTGGAGCTCTCCACGGCGCTGGCCGCCCTGTGGAAGCTGGTGGACCGGGCGAACAAGTATATCGACGAGCAGGCGCCCTGGGCCCTGGCCCGTGATGCGGCGAAGGCGGGGCAGCTGCGCAGCGTGCTCTACAGCCTTGCCGAGTCGCTGCGCATCCTGGCGGTGGCGCTCACCCCGTTCCTGATCCACACGCCGGAGCGCATCTGGGAGCAGCTGGGCCTGGATCCTGCGCAGGTGCGCACGCTGCCCTGGGAGGAGGCGATCGCCTGGGGCGGGCTGCAGCCCGGCACCACGATCCGCCGGGGCAACCCGCTGTTCCCCCGCATCGAGACCGCGAAGGAGGAGACGAGGGTGGAGCCGGTCACGGAGACAGCGCAGGCTGCGGCGCCTGCGGCACCGGCCGCGGAGCCCGTGGAGGGCGTGGCCCAGATCGAGTACGACGACTTTGCCAAGGTGGACCTGCGGGTCGCCGAGATCGTCGAAGCGGAGCGGGTTCCCAAGGCTGACCGGCTGCTCCGGCTGCAGCTCTCCGTGGGCGGGGAGCGCCGTCAGATCGTTTCGGGTATCGCGCAGTACTACGCGCCGGAGGAGCTGATCGGGAAGCGGATCATCCTGGTCAGCAACCTCAAGCCGAAGAAACTGCGGGGGATCGAGTCCCACGGCATGCTGCTGGCCGCTACCGCGGAGGACGGCAGCCTCAGCCTGGTCACCCTCGACAAGCCGAACTTCCCGACCGGCATGCGCGTCAAGTAG
- a CDS encoding AbrB/MazE/SpoVT family DNA-binding domain-containing protein: MKSTGIVRKVDELGRVVIPIELRRTLNIEEKDSLEIYVDGDKIILRKYEPACVFCGNAANVENFKGKNVCQSCLASMADRVHQVG, translated from the coding sequence ATGAAGTCCACGGGTATTGTCCGGAAGGTCGACGAACTCGGCCGGGTCGTCATTCCGATTGAACTCCGCCGTACGTTGAACATCGAGGAGAAGGACTCACTGGAGATCTACGTCGACGGAGACAAGATCATCCTCCGCAAGTACGAGCCGGCGTGCGTCTTCTGTGGCAACGCCGCCAATGTGGAGAACTTCAAGGGGAAGAACGTGTGCCAGTCCTGCCTTGCCTCCATGGCTGATCGGGTCCATCAGGTGGGGTAA